The genomic window TTTGTATAACTACGAAGAAATTACTTTTCTGACTTCCAAGACGAATATCACAGAAATGTATTTATTTAGCATTAATGGTCTTGAAATTAGATCTTTTAAACCTAAAGATTTACTGGTTACTAATGGTTATGTAATTCCGGCAATGTATCTGGGATCCGGGGTATATATGCTACAAATAATCAGAAGCGACGGAAGCGAAGAACAGTTTAAAATAATTATTAAATAGTAATTTTAAACACTTATCAACCATCTTAGGAAATACGAATGATAAAGTTGATTTCTTCATCATATAATGAAAATAGCATAAGTCCTTTTTTAAATTTTATTCAAGGTAATAAGACTTTAAATTCAACCTGGGAGTACATAATTTTACACTAGCCATAATTTATTTGATCTTTAGTTAGATCGTATAAAAGGTCATCTTTATAAAATAGTATCTTTTATATTTAATTAAGATAATTTTAAGTATTTAAACTTTGGTAAACCTAGTAATTTCAATTTATTTATCTCTGATTTTACGACTTTACCGTAATGGGTAGGTGGTTTAATTTATATAATTGTAAGTTTTCGACTTTTTTATTGATTATATCGTATGTTTTTTATTAAAATTAAAAATTTTTGGTAAATCTCATTATCTAAGAGTGGAGTATTGTTTTTAATATTATTTTTACAAAATATTACCCCTAAGGTTTAAAACCTTAACATATATACGTTTTTACTTCAGCGGTAAACTTCACAATTCGTCGGGTGCTATTTCTTTATTCAAGAGATAATTAATTTATAGATTTACTAATAGTTAATTTTAAAATTTAACTGGACAACTTTATTAACAACATGAAACATTATTTTACTCTTCAAAAAAAAGTTAGCTTTTTTTTAGTAGTATTAGCATTATTGGGAACCTGTTTTACAGGAAATGCTTTTTACTTTCAAGTATCAGGAACAGAACCGGATATTGATCCTTTTCTTGAACCGGTAAAGATTAATTTTGCAACACTTTCTGACAATACTCGGGAGGATTATTTGCTGGATGCGGGATTAGCTTTCGGTTTAAAAGAAAATGGCTTAACTTACGGTTGGTTGTCCGGTCAAGACTCTATTCCTAAAGATTTTACACGAAATACAAGAAACCGTAATTTAGAAAACGTTGATTTCCTTAGAAATACCTTAATCCATATGCAGTATGGAGATGTTGGAGGAAGCAATGGACTTCGGGAAGAAGGGTTTTGGGAAATTGAAATAGCAAATGGAGTTTACCAGGTGATGGTAAATGTAGGGGATCCGTTTTTTGATAATCCGGGTACCGAGCCTTCTCATACTTTAAACGCAGAAGGAATTAGCTTGGTAAGTAATCAGACACCTATTGGTCCTCAAGCTTCTAATAGTCGATTGTTCTCCGGAGGGTCTTTGGTAGAAGTTTTAGATGGAAAACTTACCATTGATGCTAAGGGAGGTTTCAATACTAAATTAAATACCCTGGAAATTGTTAGAATCAGTCCGTTCTTTAAAAATGTTACTCCAGCTGATATTACGAATGATGTAGCAATTAATGATTTTCAAATCAATATAGAGATCGTAACTCCCAGTGGTTATGAACTTGATCATACGACATTAGCAGGTAATATCAATCTTTATGAAGTTACTGAAGAAGGAGAATTCTTAATTCCTTCCAATGCAAATGACACCGGAGGTGGTGATGCCATAACGCTGACACCTATTAATAGACTCAAAGAATTTACTACTTATGTTTTCAGGTTAACAAACGGTTTGGAAGTAAACAAAACGGGAGATTTATCAGTTAGAATACCTTTTTTACCATTTGAATCCAGATTTACCACAGGTGAAGCTAGTTTTAGAAGTGCTACAAACCGGGATCTTTCCGGAGTATCTTTTACAAAAGTTTTTGGAAACGAGTTAGGAGAAGGTACGGAGAACCAAAGATTTTCAAGTCTTACTATTGGTCCGGATGGTAAATTATATGGAAGTACAATTGGCATTATAAATTCTGTTGGCAATTTTATTTCTGGTGGTAAAATTCATCGCTGGGATATGGCGGCAGATGGTACTTTGTCCAATTTAGAAATTTTATCACCTGAACTATCCGGAGCGGTAAACCCTGAAACCGGAATCGTACACAATAATAACAGATTAATTATCGGTCTTGCTTTTGATCCGGCCTCTACGGCTGATAATCTTATTGCGTATATAACCCATAGTGCAGCTTCCATTTCAAATGGTCCTACCTGGGATGGAATTCTTACTCGCCTTAGCGGACCTGATTTATCTCAAGTAGATAATGTAATTATTAATTTACCCAGGTCGGCTAAAGATCATTTAACCAATAGTATTGCATTTGACGAAACTGGAAATTTATACATTAGTCAGGGAAGTAACTCTGCAGGAGGTGATCCTGATGAAAACTGGGTAAACCGACCGGAAAGATTACTAGCTGCTGCAGTTTTAAAATTGGATTTTACAAAATTGGGTGCGTTACCCTTAGATGCCTATACTACTGATAACATAGCTGTAATCAATGAAGCTCCTTCGGATGTAGCAGTAATGAGTGATGGTACCTATAATCCATATGCAACTAATTCTCCTTTGACCATATTTGCATCAGGTATTCGAAATGCTTATGATTTGGTTTGGCATACAAACGGATGGTTATACGTGCCTACTAACGGTACCGCAGGAAATGGGGTAACTTCTCCTAATTCGCCATCTACTGCAGATTACCCTTTAGCAAAAAGAATTGACCAACTGGATTCCTTATCTTTTGTGCCCGCTCTTAGGGGAGGGGAAACCCAAAAAGACTGGCTATTTAATACGAGAGGTGGTTCTTATCACGGACATCCTAACCCGTATCGTGGTGAGTTTATACTAAATAACGGAGGAAAACCTTATAGCGGAGTTCCCGGACAGTTAGAAGATAATTACGTGGATGTAGCTAAATATCCGGACACTTTAGGACCGGATCCTAATTATAGAAAAGCTGCTTATGATTTTGGTATTGGGAAGTCTCCAAATGGTGTAATAGAGTATAAAAGTAACGCCTTTGAAGGATTATTGACACATCTGATTTTGGTTACCAGATTTAGCGGTCAGGATGATTTATTAATTCTTAATCCTACGGCCAATGGCGAAATTCAGGAAGTTTATACTGATATTAAAGGATTACGGGCTTTTGATGATCCTTTAGATCTAATTGAAGATCCGAAAACAGGTAATATTTACGTTTCTGAGTATGATAGGGGTGGTGATGGTACAGCTCGTTTGACTTTATTAAGGGCCGATGTACCCGCCACAGAAGGACCTAGACTACGAATTGCCAAAGATGAATTAATCTTTGAAGCTGTAATCAATAATAATGCACCAAATATTGATACGCAGGTATTGGAAATTACTAATTTCGGAACAACTCCGGTACTATTTTCTGATATTACCATTGAAGGTAACTTTAGTGATCAATTTGTATTAGGTAGAGAAATACCTGCTGAAATTGCTGCTGGTGAAACGGCAAATCTTGAAGTTATTTATATTCCTACATTAGACGCTACAGACTTAGGATTTCAAGATGCTACCTTAGTTTTAAATAGTAACAATACAGAAGCCTCCCGAATAGAAATAGGTCTTTATGGTTTAAAGAAAAGAGGTTTTGCTTCAGTTCGTGAACCGGCTTTACAAGATATAGTTCGAGTGTTAGGTTATAATGTAAATGTAGGTTGGGATACCTTAGAAAGTTCAACGAGTGCTGACCTGGTAGGTGAAGAGGTTGCTATTCAAAGATGGCAGAAACTTCCTGAAGCCAGTCGGGTGCGAATTACCCCACTTGCCCGCTATTCTCCTCAGGAACTACTACCTTTTGGATGGTACACTTTTGTAAATAATGTAGAACTTAATGAAGTTGGTATTATTGACGAAGGAGTCGCTAATGCCCAAACCTTATTTCCGGAATTAAGTAGTGGTAGCACTTTGTTTAATCCCCGGGAAAATATTTTTGGAATATATACGGAATCTAATTTCTTTAACCGGTTTAATTATACTCAGGATATTCTAAATACCGGAGGGGTTAGTCATCGTACTCGGGTATATAAAGCAAAAGATAGGCTAGGGGCCATTATCCCTAATAGTTATCTGGTTTTCTTTGAAGATGCTACTAACGGTGATTATCAGGATTACGTATTTCTATTAGAAAATGTCATTCCAATTCCCGAAGGATTTGACTATACATATCAATTTAACTTTAGAAAAGGAAACGTAGGCGGAGCATCGCCTGCTAATTATATTGATGATATCGGTCTGCCTTTTGGAGCCCGACAAACGGCGGAAGGTTTACTTTCGTACGGATGGGTACAACCCGGTACAAGTACTCCGGCAGCTGCCAGAGTTAATACTAGAGACCGAGACACTGGTGAAAATGATAATCCATTAACCTCAACTATGAATATCATAGGTCATCGTGATGGTAACAGATATCCATTAAGAGATTGGATTGTTACCTTACCCAATGGTTTTTACGAATTGGATTATAGTCTTGGAGATCCTGAATTTACCGATAGTAACCATGCCTTAGATGTGAATGGCGAACCAATAATCAGCTGGAATCAAATTGCTCAAGGTGCGGATACAACTCCTGGTTTCTTTGGAAGAGAAAGAATCGAAGTAACCGATAGTATCGTACGAATTTCTCTGAATGAAGCAGGGTTTAATGTAAAATTGAATTACCTACGTTTCGCCCCAATCGATTCCAGGTTAATTGCACCTAGCATTACTGTTCTTTATGACAATCAGGAAACTGATGAAACGAATTTTACCAATCAGGTGCTTATTTCACTACAGGCAATTACACAAAATAGCGAGGGTAGCATCACCAGTATTGAATATATTTTGGATGATAATGATAATGAAATTTATCAGGATGCTTTTATCGTAAATGAAATAGGAATTCATACGTTGGAAGTAACTGCCTCCGACTCCTTTGGGAATACTGCTGTATCTACCGTAACTTTTTCGGTAAATCAAATTGATAATGGAATACTGGAAATAGAGAATTTAACAAAAATTCCAGGTACAAATACCGCTTTTCCAGCAGATGATTTTTATACGTTCCATACCATGGCAGATCTTGGACCTAATGGTGCAAAAGTTAGTGATCAAAATACCATGCGACTACATAATACCGGGGAAGAAACGATGTTTATTACCGCACTTAATTTTGAGGATACATCCGTATATGAAGTTGCCTTTTTAAACCGGGCAGATACTATTGACTTACCAATAGCCATAGATTCCGGTTCTTTTCTAGATGTACAATTAACCTATATTCAAAATACCGGAACCAGAGATATTTATAAACAACAATTGCAAATTGTTTCTACGGCAATTACAAATGCCATACAGGAAGTGACATTAAGCGGAGCTTATATGTTACGGCCGGAAGGAGGTAATGAGATTACAGCTCAAGAAGTATTGGAAGCATTTGGTTTTCAAACTACCATGTTAAGTATTGTCAATGATCAAGGAACAATAGTACCACCAAATAACAGACCTTTTAGACCAAGTTCTAATTTCCCAACAGCAGAGAATATAAATTTGGGTTATGAAGGTGATTTAATACTTTCTCCAACATTTGTTCAGGCGGATCGTAGCAAAGTAGTAAGAGGTTTTCAATTAGCTGCATTTCATGGGGTATCCCGTAATGGGGCCAAATTTGTGAGGCGTAATTCTGCTAATATAGTAGCAGGAATTAATTTTACACATGGATTACCCTATTATCAAACCTTGTTGCCCAAGGATAATAGTGGAACCGTCATTAATACGGATTCTGCGGGAACTATCCAACGCCCATTTAGAATAGCAGTT from Aquimarina sp. ERC-38 includes these protein-coding regions:
- a CDS encoding Ig-like domain-containing protein, translating into MKHYFTLQKKVSFFLVVLALLGTCFTGNAFYFQVSGTEPDIDPFLEPVKINFATLSDNTREDYLLDAGLAFGLKENGLTYGWLSGQDSIPKDFTRNTRNRNLENVDFLRNTLIHMQYGDVGGSNGLREEGFWEIEIANGVYQVMVNVGDPFFDNPGTEPSHTLNAEGISLVSNQTPIGPQASNSRLFSGGSLVEVLDGKLTIDAKGGFNTKLNTLEIVRISPFFKNVTPADITNDVAINDFQINIEIVTPSGYELDHTTLAGNINLYEVTEEGEFLIPSNANDTGGGDAITLTPINRLKEFTTYVFRLTNGLEVNKTGDLSVRIPFLPFESRFTTGEASFRSATNRDLSGVSFTKVFGNELGEGTENQRFSSLTIGPDGKLYGSTIGIINSVGNFISGGKIHRWDMAADGTLSNLEILSPELSGAVNPETGIVHNNNRLIIGLAFDPASTADNLIAYITHSAASISNGPTWDGILTRLSGPDLSQVDNVIINLPRSAKDHLTNSIAFDETGNLYISQGSNSAGGDPDENWVNRPERLLAAAVLKLDFTKLGALPLDAYTTDNIAVINEAPSDVAVMSDGTYNPYATNSPLTIFASGIRNAYDLVWHTNGWLYVPTNGTAGNGVTSPNSPSTADYPLAKRIDQLDSLSFVPALRGGETQKDWLFNTRGGSYHGHPNPYRGEFILNNGGKPYSGVPGQLEDNYVDVAKYPDTLGPDPNYRKAAYDFGIGKSPNGVIEYKSNAFEGLLTHLILVTRFSGQDDLLILNPTANGEIQEVYTDIKGLRAFDDPLDLIEDPKTGNIYVSEYDRGGDGTARLTLLRADVPATEGPRLRIAKDELIFEAVINNNAPNIDTQVLEITNFGTTPVLFSDITIEGNFSDQFVLGREIPAEIAAGETANLEVIYIPTLDATDLGFQDATLVLNSNNTEASRIEIGLYGLKKRGFASVREPALQDIVRVLGYNVNVGWDTLESSTSADLVGEEVAIQRWQKLPEASRVRITPLARYSPQELLPFGWYTFVNNVELNEVGIIDEGVANAQTLFPELSSGSTLFNPRENIFGIYTESNFFNRFNYTQDILNTGGVSHRTRVYKAKDRLGAIIPNSYLVFFEDATNGDYQDYVFLLENVIPIPEGFDYTYQFNFRKGNVGGASPANYIDDIGLPFGARQTAEGLLSYGWVQPGTSTPAAARVNTRDRDTGENDNPLTSTMNIIGHRDGNRYPLRDWIVTLPNGFYELDYSLGDPEFTDSNHALDVNGEPIISWNQIAQGADTTPGFFGRERIEVTDSIVRISLNEAGFNVKLNYLRFAPIDSRLIAPSITVLYDNQETDETNFTNQVLISLQAITQNSEGSITSIEYILDDNDNEIYQDAFIVNEIGIHTLEVTASDSFGNTAVSTVTFSVNQIDNGILEIENLTKIPGTNTAFPADDFYTFHTMADLGPNGAKVSDQNTMRLHNTGEETMFITALNFEDTSVYEVAFLNRADTIDLPIAIDSGSFLDVQLTYIQNTGTRDIYKQQLQIVSTAITNAIQEVTLSGAYMLRPEGGNEITAQEVLEAFGFQTTMLSIVNDQGTIVPPNNRPFRPSSNFPTAENINLGYEGDLILSPTFVQADRSKVVRGFQLAAFHGVSRNGAKFVRRNSANIVAGINFTHGLPYYQTLLPKDNSGTVINTDSAGTIQRPFRIAVANSYSTSGGNNLMNRRPDLLGARVFKVINKDGEVVPNEYIVIQDFIGNGCGAGSANCDWNDNIFYFQNIRPEVLPSSTTIEDVTLRPGGTFTYDISSSFNIGYPGNKLNYSFGGNPENIPDWLVIDAGTGVVSGTPPLTTNSDFEVVIVARDLNNIEVSSRFTIGFENTLVATSDQYIIDFETELMLSDLLANDFDPMGEELNIIAITNPENGIATLDSLTNTVTYTPTIGFVGIDTFEYTIQNQSGLVDIGLVEITVEEPVVRIETVTLLNVANNEVIAVLNSDTVIEESEISGLELGIVATTLPPVVGSVDFNLTGPINLVKLENFAPYSIFGDSGFGNFNGDFFNSGIYQLEVSPYSERLRAGIAGKTRSYQITILENENFSEFGEEAFSKSAEIDKNIISLSPNPLFNFQDITIQSSQYEIERIDVINDKGALVQSYKGKEVKVSGGYSISATTLYPGIYIIATTDSTGVTERNKLIVR